Proteins encoded in a region of the Clostridium beijerinckii genome:
- a CDS encoding response regulator produces the protein MNLYRIMIVDDEEEIRLGIIKKIDWEYNGFIVVGDAENGQDALEKAEKLQPDVIMTDIKMPFMDGLELGKKLVELMPSTKIIVFSGCDDFEYAHKAIKINVVEYVLKPINSAELIEVLVRLKEQLDREYNEKRNLETLYKHYIKSLPVIREQFLVGAIEGRINEEQWHEQMEELGIDFKYKYLTVGIIQADGTLSFEENLNSFSGQKESALTPISIKKIVDENMGKYCKFISFIYSGMVIVMGNFEKKEDILLFIKGINEVCKVYKRIMGLTISAGIGYVYSNPSQIRFSYRTAQNALDYRFILGAGKAIYIDDVEPDNSIQLQLDEKEERSMLNAIKISSEDEISEAIDSLFKKTEDLLLPFNQYRIYLMEIMTSLLKLVQTYAFDIEEIFGENFNAYSYLESFNSIHEVKKWIIEKAIRINSYIKRERINSSMMLIEKAKQYIKENYSDYDVSVEKLCSKLHVSPTYFSTMFKKETGTSFVNYLTATRLEEAVKLLNTTDDKTYMIAEKVGYPEANYFSYVFKKQFGVSPSKYRKN, from the coding sequence ATGAATTTATATAGAATTATGATTGTGGATGATGAAGAAGAGATACGTCTTGGAATTATAAAAAAGATTGATTGGGAATACAATGGATTTATAGTTGTTGGTGATGCTGAGAATGGACAAGATGCCTTAGAAAAAGCAGAAAAACTACAACCAGATGTTATAATGACGGATATTAAAATGCCATTTATGGATGGGTTGGAACTAGGAAAGAAGTTGGTAGAATTAATGCCATCTACAAAAATTATTGTATTTTCAGGATGTGATGATTTTGAGTATGCTCATAAAGCAATAAAGATAAATGTAGTTGAATATGTTTTGAAACCGATTAACTCCGCAGAACTTATAGAAGTTTTAGTGAGGTTAAAAGAACAGCTTGATCGTGAATATAATGAAAAAAGAAATTTAGAAACACTTTATAAGCATTATATTAAAAGTCTGCCAGTAATTAGAGAACAATTTTTAGTTGGTGCAATTGAAGGCAGGATAAATGAAGAACAATGGCATGAACAAATGGAGGAGCTGGGAATAGACTTCAAGTATAAGTATTTAACAGTAGGGATTATTCAGGCAGATGGCACACTATCCTTTGAAGAAAACTTAAATAGTTTTTCAGGGCAAAAGGAATCAGCACTTACACCAATTTCTATTAAGAAAATTGTAGATGAAAATATGGGTAAGTATTGTAAATTTATTAGCTTTATTTATTCTGGCATGGTAATAGTTATGGGTAACTTTGAAAAAAAGGAAGATATATTATTATTTATAAAAGGCATAAATGAGGTTTGTAAGGTTTATAAGAGAATTATGGGGTTAACAATATCTGCCGGAATAGGGTATGTTTATAGTAATCCTTCGCAAATACGTTTTTCATATAGAACTGCACAAAATGCATTAGATTATAGATTTATATTAGGAGCTGGAAAGGCTATTTATATTGATGATGTAGAGCCAGATAATTCAATCCAGCTACAACTTGATGAGAAAGAAGAACGATCAATGTTAAATGCAATAAAAATTTCTTCAGAGGATGAAATTTCAGAGGCAATTGATAGTTTGTTTAAGAAAACAGAAGATTTATTATTGCCTTTTAATCAATATAGAATTTATCTTATGGAAATTATGACATCACTTTTAAAACTGGTTCAAACATATGCATTTGATATAGAAGAAATTTTTGGTGAAAATTTTAATGCATACAGTTATTTAGAATCCTTTAATTCTATTCATGAAGTCAAAAAATGGATTATAGAAAAAGCTATTAGGATAAATAGTTATATTAAAAGAGAGCGAATCAATTCATCTATGATGCTTATTGAAAAAGCAAAACAATATATAAAAGAAAATTATAGTGATTATGATGTTTCAGTAGAAAAATTATGTTCTAAATTGCATGTTAGTCCAACATATTTTTCTACAATGTTTAAGAAGGAAACAGGAACAAGCTTCGTAAATTATCTCACAGCAACACGTTTAGAAGAAGCTGTTAAACTTTTGAATACAACAGATGATAAGACATACATGATAGCGGAAAAAGTTGGATATCCAGAAGCTAATTATTTTAGTTATGTTTTTAAGAAACAGTTTGGAGTATCTCCATCAAAGTATAGAAAGAATTGA
- the mglC gene encoding galactose/methyl galactoside ABC transporter permease MglC has product MSGEKIVSRKGFGKIFLGIGAFLVALGIVFNFILDPSVFYDLPIYVGGVGIALLIYGAKQFFDKKNADMDVIFSSKTVKHFFTDNAIIIALLLLVVVIMIIQPRFMQYAVFLDILTQSSTKMIVALGICFTLLIAGTDLSAGRMVGLAAVISTSMLQNPDYANRFFPNMPQLAVIIPILLAIVGCAIFGVLNGFLVAKYDMHPFIATLASQVIVYGVTSLYFDLPPNKSQPIGGIRQDFIDLGQTKLFQIGSFPGISILVPIAVVFIILVWFILNKTVFGKNVYAIGGNREAAVVSGVNVFATIMGIFIFASLLYGVGGVLEAARTAGATNNYGNGYELDAIAACVVGGVSLNGGVGKVGGIVSGVLIFTVIQYGLQFIAVSPMWQQVIKGIIIAVAVAIDMAKYRRK; this is encoded by the coding sequence ATGAGTGGAGAGAAGATAGTTTCACGAAAAGGCTTTGGAAAAATATTTTTAGGTATTGGTGCTTTTTTGGTGGCTTTAGGAATTGTTTTTAATTTTATTTTAGATCCAAGTGTATTTTATGATTTACCAATTTATGTAGGTGGAGTTGGTATAGCATTACTTATTTATGGCGCAAAACAGTTTTTTGATAAGAAGAATGCAGATATGGATGTTATTTTTTCATCAAAGACTGTAAAACATTTCTTTACAGATAATGCGATTATTATAGCATTATTATTACTAGTAGTTGTAATTATGATAATTCAACCACGTTTTATGCAATATGCTGTATTCTTAGATATTTTAACACAGTCATCAACAAAAATGATTGTTGCTTTAGGAATATGTTTTACATTATTAATTGCAGGTACAGATTTATCAGCAGGACGTATGGTAGGTCTTGCAGCTGTAATATCAACTTCAATGTTGCAAAACCCTGATTATGCAAATAGGTTCTTCCCTAATATGCCGCAATTGGCAGTTATTATTCCAATACTATTAGCAATAGTTGGATGTGCTATATTTGGAGTTCTTAATGGTTTCTTAGTTGCAAAATATGATATGCATCCATTTATTGCAACATTGGCATCTCAAGTTATAGTATATGGTGTAACATCTCTATACTTTGATTTACCTCCAAACAAATCACAACCTATTGGTGGTATTCGTCAAGACTTTATAGATCTTGGACAAACAAAATTATTTCAAATTGGAAGTTTCCCAGGAATATCAATTCTAGTTCCAATTGCTGTAGTATTTATAATTCTAGTTTGGTTTATTTTAAATAAAACTGTATTCGGTAAGAATGTATATGCTATTGGTGGTAACCGTGAAGCAGCAGTAGTTTCTGGAGTAAATGTATTTGCAACTATTATGGGTATATTCATATTTGCATCACTTTTATATGGTGTTGGTGGTGTACTTGAAGCAGCTAGAACAGCTGGTGCAACAAATAACTATGGTAATGGTTATGAGCTTGATGCAATCGCAGCGTGCGTTGTAGGTGGTGTTTCATTAAATGGTGGTGTTGGTAAAGTTGGTGGAATAGTAAGTGGTGTTCTAATCTTTACCGTTATCCAATATGGATTACAATTTATAGCTGTAAGTCCTATGTGGCAACAAGTTATAAAAGGTATCATAATAGCAGTTGCAGTTGCAATAGATATGGCAAAATACAGAAGAAAATAA
- a CDS encoding sugar ABC transporter ATP-binding protein has product MGEYVLEMNNITKVFPGVKALDGVTLKVRKGSVHALMGENGAGKSTLMKCLFGIYHEDGGEIILDGKKMEINTSKQALDLGVSMIHQELHPIRFRPVMENIWLGRFPMKGIAVDKKTMIKKTKELFEEIELDINPEALAGTLSPSNLQLVEIAKAVSYNSKIIIMDEPTSSLTENETKHLFKIIKQLQNKGCAIIYISHKMEEILKISDEVTIMRDGQYVGTWDAKDLTTDLIINRMVGRDMTNRFPPREYTPSKDVVLRVENLCSPIKKSFQNVSFDLHKGEILGIGGLVGAQRTELVEALFGLREVASGTVEKDGKIIKIKIPKDAKEYGFALLTEERRATGIFGILSVLDNTVIASQKEYAKAGVLQEARRYKAAKQSNQELRTKTPSMEQLIQNLSGGNQQKVLIARWLLTNPDILILDEPTRGIDVGAKYEIYTIMHELVKKGKSIIMISSEMPELLGMSDRVMVMCEGKVTGILDQSEADSVKVMNLATKFMQ; this is encoded by the coding sequence ATGGGTGAATATGTACTGGAGATGAATAACATAACAAAGGTATTTCCAGGAGTAAAAGCATTAGATGGTGTAACATTGAAGGTTCGCAAGGGAAGTGTCCATGCATTAATGGGAGAAAATGGTGCTGGAAAATCAACCCTAATGAAATGTCTATTTGGTATTTATCATGAAGATGGTGGAGAGATCATATTAGATGGAAAGAAAATGGAGATAAATACTTCAAAACAAGCATTGGATTTAGGTGTATCAATGATACATCAAGAATTGCACCCAATTCGTTTCCGTCCAGTTATGGAAAACATTTGGCTTGGCAGATTTCCAATGAAAGGAATTGCTGTTGATAAGAAAACTATGATTAAAAAAACAAAGGAATTATTTGAAGAAATTGAGTTAGATATAAATCCTGAAGCATTAGCGGGAACACTTTCACCATCTAATCTTCAATTAGTTGAAATAGCAAAGGCTGTTAGCTATAATTCTAAAATTATTATTATGGATGAACCGACTTCATCATTAACAGAAAATGAAACTAAGCATTTATTTAAGATAATAAAACAACTTCAAAATAAGGGCTGTGCAATTATATACATATCCCATAAAATGGAGGAAATTCTTAAGATATCAGATGAAGTAACAATTATGAGAGATGGTCAGTATGTAGGAACTTGGGATGCTAAAGACCTTACAACAGACTTAATTATAAATCGTATGGTTGGTCGTGATATGACTAATAGATTTCCACCAAGAGAATATACACCAAGTAAAGATGTTGTATTAAGGGTAGAAAATCTTTGTTCTCCAATTAAAAAATCATTCCAAAATGTAAGCTTTGATTTGCATAAGGGTGAAATACTGGGAATAGGTGGTCTTGTTGGGGCACAACGTACAGAATTAGTCGAAGCTTTATTTGGACTTCGTGAAGTAGCCTCTGGTACTGTAGAAAAGGATGGGAAGATTATAAAAATAAAAATCCCTAAAGATGCAAAAGAGTATGGTTTTGCACTGTTAACAGAAGAAAGACGTGCTACTGGAATATTTGGTATTCTTTCAGTACTAGATAATACTGTAATTGCAAGTCAGAAAGAATATGCTAAAGCAGGAGTCTTGCAAGAAGCAAGAAGATATAAAGCTGCAAAGCAGTCAAATCAAGAACTTAGAACTAAAACACCAAGTATGGAACAATTGATTCAAAATCTCTCAGGGGGAAATCAACAAAAAGTTTTAATTGCACGTTGGCTTCTTACAAATCCAGATATTCTTATATTGGATGAGCCTACAAGAGGTATTGATGTTGGAGCTAAGTATGAAATCTATACGATCATGCATGAATTGGTTAAGAAAGGTAAGTCAATTATTATGATTTCTTCTGAAATGCCGGAATTGCTTGGTATGTCAGATAGAGTTATGGTTATGTGTGAAGGTAAGGTTACTGGAATTTTAGATCAAAGTGAAGCAGATTCAGTAAAAGTTATGAATCTTGCTACAAAATTTATGCAATAA